DNA from Deltaproteobacteria bacterium:
GCTTGCTGTGACTGACACTGGTTCGGGGATGACCGAGGAAGTCAAGGCACATGTCTTTGAGCCCTTTTTCACCACAAAGGAGATGGGCAAGGGGGCCGGCCTTGGCCTTGCCACATGCTACGGCATTGTCAAACATAGCGGGGGAAACATCTGGGTTTACAGCGAACCGGACAAGGGCACGACGTTCAAGATCTATCTTCCCCGGGTCGAAGGGGAGGCCGAGGCCCTGCCAAAGAGAGCTGATTCGGGGCTCGTGCCAAGGGGAACCGAGACGGTCCTTCTCGTTGAGGATGAACCCCTGGTGCGGGACATGGCTACCCGTATGCTCCGCACGTGGGGCTATACTGTTCTTGAATGTGCCACGGGAGAGGAGGCCCTGCAGGTGGCCCAGGAAAAGGGCGTGGAAGGGATTGATCTTCTTCTCACCGACATTGTGATGCCTCGGATGAGCGGCAAGGAGCTCGAAGAACGGCTAAAGGCCGAAAACCCTCAAGTGAGAGTGCTTTTTTTCTCGGGTTATACGGACAATGTCGTTTTTCACCGTGGCGTGCTGGAGCCGGATGCCGCCTTTATTCAGAAACCCTTTTCACCCACAGCACTGGCACAGAAGGTAAGGGAAGTGCTGGACGGGTAAGCCCGGGTTTTTTCATCCCGCTTTTGGTCTCAGTGATTTCTTGATCTCTTCCATCAGCCTGTCGAGGTCGCTGTCTGTCTCTTCGCCCATGATGATTGCATCGCTGGAGGTTCTCTTCACCCGTGCAATTCCTGGATGTTTTTCTTCCAGCTCCCTCAGGACTGCGGACTGATACCTGGCCTTTTCCAGCACCCTCCGGCTCTTTGCCATAAGGTCCTTCAGTTGGAGTGCCTGCCGGATAGTTACGGCAAGATCGACCTCATTGCAGGGCTTTGTCAAGAAGCGATAGATCTTGCCCTCGTTGATGGCGCGAATAGCCGTCTCCAGGCTCGCGTGTCCGGTAAGGATGATCCGGACCGTATCAGGATACCTCTGGGAGACGATGGTGAGAAACTGAGATCCTGACATGCCGGGCATCTTCTCGTCTGAGACAACCACATCAACAGGCTGACGAGCCAGGATCTCCATTGCGTGGTGAGCAGATTTTGCACTCAAGATCTCGTAAGGTTCCCTGCGGAGAGCCCGTTTCAGCCCTTCTGTGACATGGGGTTCGTCATCTACGAAGAGGACCTTCCGTGTCATATCGTATTCCTCCTTCGGGTCGGTCTTCCAGGTGATGGGTGTGTATTCTTCCTGTGAGTGGAATTAGTACGCGGATTGGTTCCTTGATTCCCGAGGTGCTGGCAAAGTTCCTCAACCGTTGGAGCATGGGTCGGCTGATCTGATTGCCCTTGGTGACCAAGAGCAGGCCATTAGCGGTCCGCACATGCTCGGCCAGAATCATGTTTTCACCCAGCTCCCGTACGGATACATCTCTGAGCTCGTACTTTGCCTGGTCAAGCTCAAGGACCGCCTCCAGCGCGGCCAGGATACCGGGATCGTACCAACCTGATCTCTCTTTGAGTACTGCCAGGGCCTTAGTCCCTTGGGTTCCGGAAGCCTCCAGAGCATCAAAATCGAGAACGACCTTAAGAATCCTCGATCCCAGAGGGATGTCTTTACCCCTCCGGGCATCTCTGGGTAGGCCGGAGCCATCAAAACGCTTTTCCTGATAAGCGATGATCTTGGCAACCCCCTGCATGCGTGGAATGTGGGCAAGCAAATCCGATGCAATGGATGGGTGTGTGTTGAAGAGCCTTGTTTCTTCCTTCGTGAGTGCTTGCCCCTTGTATATCTTTTTCAGAAGGTCTTCGGGCAGGATGATCCACCCGATCTGCGAGAGCATGGCAGCGGTTTCCAGCTGCCATACCTTGGAGATCCCCATCTCCAGGGCAATCTCTTTTGCGTAACGGGTGATTCGCTGGGCCCGGCCGAAAGCCTCGGGATTGAGCAATCCGAGTATCTCGGTAAGAACCCTGATGCTGCCGCGAAGGGTCTTCTCGAGCAGTTCCCGTTCAGCCGTGACCAGTCGATACTGTTCGATTCCCGCGGCGAGTGCCTTTGCCAGGGTATTCGGGTCGCAAGGTTTGGTCAGGAAGCGAAAGACATTCCCCTCGTTCACAGCCTCGATGGCGTTCCGTATATCTGCGTACCCTGTAAGGATCATGCGCACACTGTCAGGAGCGACCTGCCTGGCATGAGAGAGGAATTGAATGCCGTCCATGCCGGGCATGCGCAGGTCAGATACTATCACCGCGTACGGCCCTCGATTACTGACGGCCGCCAGCCCCTGCTGAGCACCGAGTGCTGTCTGCACAAGGAACTTCTTCCTCAATTGGCGCTCGTACGCCGCCAATATACTGGAGTCGTCATCTACAAAAAGAATCTTATCCGTCATCATTCTCTCCCTTTTCCGCTGCCTCGAGGCCGGCCGTCCGCCATACCGGAAGTCGTTCAATCATCCCACCATCTTTCAGATAATCAGAATCGATTCTTGACAGGGGCTCACCGGTTCCGGCCAAAGAGCGTTCATGATCAAGGACATTGCCGGTATGAACGGCCGTCAAGGGGCTGAACCCGACTTCAGGGCATCTGTGCGGCTCGTGGTGGAAGGCCAGGGCCTCAACGATGGAATCCGGGAGCCCCCAGAGACCCATCAGGTAGGCGCCCACCTCGGAGTGTGTCGTTCCGAATATTTCGAGTTCAGCTCTATGGATCGGGATGCCTTTCTCTTGTGCCCTAGCCGTGGTCTGTCTGTATTCTTGTGGGAATTTGGCCGCGAGCACGAGTTTCCCCGTGTCATGGAGCATACCCGCCATGAAAGCATCGTCAACCGCAGCCTCGCCTGGCTGTTCTTCTCTGGCAATGGCCTTTGCAATCACCCCGGTCATGATACTGTGCTCCCGGAGACTTTCAAGGGAAGGGCCTGAAAGGGCTGACCGATCGAACTCCGAGAAGATCTGAACCGAAAGGACTAGGGCTTTCATGGTCTCCAGCCCCAAGAGGGTCGCCGCCTGGACAGGGCTTGACACGTGCTGGCAAAGCCCAAAAAAGGCGGAGTTGACCAGCTGAAGGATCTTGGCGGTCATACCTACGTCTTTGGATATGATTTCCCCCACCTCCTGGATCGATGTGTCCGGGGAGTGCAAAGCTTCCACTATCTCTGCGTATAGAGAAGGCAGACTCGGCAGTGAATCCATTTGAGAAACCACTTGCTTGAGACGGTCGCCCCTCAACAGATCCCGGAGCGCGCTGGCTCGGCCTACGGCGGACTTCAGTACCTCTGGATCACAGGGTTTGGAAAGATACTGGTGAGCGGGCAGCACAGACTTGAGGATCAGCTCCTTTTCAGAATGCCCTGACAGAACAATACGCACGATTTCTGGGTGGCGTCTCCTCACTTCAGCCAAAAGCTCTGCTCCGTCCATAGCCGGCATCCGCATGTCCGACACCACAACATCGAATGGTTCTCTGCTGAGAACTTCCAAGGCCTCCTTTCCGCCCCCTGCAAACGCCATCTGCCATTCATGGCGCATACTTCGCAGCATCCTCTGGAGCCCCTGGAGGACTCTGGGCTCGTCGTCTACAAAGAGGATTCGTCTTTTCATCTCATATGCTCCGCGGAGCCCCTGACGGGTTCTCGGTTTGCCACGGGTAAGGAGAGTGATCCCCTCTATGCCTTCCAGCCTTTTCCGTTGATGTGGTTTCTTTCCCGATGGGAAGCCGAACCAAGAAGGTCGTACCTTTACCGGGTTCCGTCTCAAAGGTGATCGATCCGCCGAGTTTTTCCGCTATGACCGAGTGGGCGATGGCCAACCCCTGACCCGTTCCCCTGCCCACTTCCTTGGTAGTAAAAAAAGGGTCAAACACCCGGGATCTGAACTCTTCCGGAATACCTGTCCCCGTGTCACTGATGCGGATCTCGGCCCAGTCTCCATCCCGGCGAGTGCTGACCGTGATCCTCCCCTTCTCCTCGGAACCGTCTCCGACAACGTCGCCAATCGAATGGGCCGCATTTATGATCATGTTGAGGATCACCTGGTTGAACTCTCCCGGGAGACAGGGTACGAGGGGAAGGGCCGGATCAAAGTCCATCACCATCTCTGCCACATATTTCCACTCGTTTCGGGCAACAGTGATCGTGCTCTCTATGGCTTTGCCTATATCGATGGGGGTCTTTTCTTCTGGCCCTGGGTGGGAAAACTCCTTCATGGCCCGGACGATTTTCGAAACCCGCTCCACCCCTTCCAGGGTCTGCTCGATGGCTTTGGGGATCTCATCTTTGAGATACATCAAATCAACATTCTCCACAGTGGCCTCTACCTCTCGGAGGAGATCCTCCGCCAGTCCACTGCTCTTTGCCGCTTCGAGTAACCTGTCGTATTTTTCCAGGAGTACCTTCAAATCGCCGAAAGCATCCCGAAGAAAACGGGTGTTATCGCCCACATATTGGGTGGGAGTATTGATTTCGTGGGCTATGCCTGCGGCCAACTGCCCGATGGACTGCAGCTTCTGCGCCTGGGCAAGCTGGCTCTCCAGGAGTTTGCGGTCTGTCACGTCCCTGAAAAAACCCACGTTACATTTTCTCTCCTCCAATAAGACACTGACCGTGCAAACGTCGGCATATATTGTCTTGCCGTCTTTTCTCAGACATGGAATATTCTGCACCAGTGTCTTTTCTGCTTTTACCTGAGCCTCAAACTCGGAGATAACACGGTCCAAGATGTCTTTTGGGTAAATATCCATTACCCCCATTCTTTCCAGTTCTTCTTTGCTGTACCCTAGCATTCTACATATGGCCGGATTTGCG
Protein-coding regions in this window:
- a CDS encoding HDOD domain-containing protein, whose translation is MKRRILFVDDEPRVLQGLQRMLRSMRHEWQMAFAGGGKEALEVLSREPFDVVVSDMRMPAMDGAELLAEVRRRHPEIVRIVLSGHSEKELILKSVLPAHQYLSKPCDPEVLKSAVGRASALRDLLRGDRLKQVVSQMDSLPSLPSLYAEIVEALHSPDTSIQEVGEIISKDVGMTAKILQLVNSAFFGLCQHVSSPVQAATLLGLETMKALVLSVQIFSEFDRSALSGPSLESLREHSIMTGVIAKAIAREEQPGEAAVDDAFMAGMLHDTGKLVLAAKFPQEYRQTTARAQEKGIPIHRAELEIFGTTHSEVGAYLMGLWGLPDSIVEALAFHHEPHRCPEVGFSPLTAVHTGNVLDHERSLAGTGEPLSRIDSDYLKDGGMIERLPVWRTAGLEAAEKGENDDG
- a CDS encoding response regulator, encoding MMTDKILFVDDDSSILAAYERQLRKKFLVQTALGAQQGLAAVSNRGPYAVIVSDLRMPGMDGIQFLSHARQVAPDSVRMILTGYADIRNAIEAVNEGNVFRFLTKPCDPNTLAKALAAGIEQYRLVTAERELLEKTLRGSIRVLTEILGLLNPEAFGRAQRITRYAKEIALEMGISKVWQLETAAMLSQIGWIILPEDLLKKIYKGQALTKEETRLFNTHPSIASDLLAHIPRMQGVAKIIAYQEKRFDGSGLPRDARRGKDIPLGSRILKVVLDFDALEASGTQGTKALAVLKERSGWYDPGILAALEAVLELDQAKYELRDVSVRELGENMILAEHVRTANGLLLVTKGNQISRPMLQRLRNFASTSGIKEPIRVLIPLTGRIHTHHLEDRPEGGIRYDTEGPLRR
- a CDS encoding response regulator, coding for MTRKVLFVDDEPHVTEGLKRALRREPYEILSAKSAHHAMEILARQPVDVVVSDEKMPGMSGSQFLTIVSQRYPDTVRIILTGHASLETAIRAINEGKIYRFLTKPCNEVDLAVTIRQALQLKDLMAKSRRVLEKARYQSAVLRELEEKHPGIARVKRTSSDAIIMGEETDSDLDRLMEEIKKSLRPKAG
- a CDS encoding response regulator; this translates as LAVTDTGSGMTEEVKAHVFEPFFTTKEMGKGAGLGLATCYGIVKHSGGNIWVYSEPDKGTTFKIYLPRVEGEAEALPKRADSGLVPRGTETVLLVEDEPLVRDMATRMLRTWGYTVLECATGEEALQVAQEKGVEGIDLLLTDIVMPRMSGKELEERLKAENPQVRVLFFSGYTDNVVFHRGVLEPDAAFIQKPFSPTALAQKVREVLDG
- a CDS encoding PAS domain S-box protein, giving the protein MKTKTKTRILIVDDEEPVRQLIGQILEGSDHACTLAANSAEARERLIEQDFELILCDIVMPGESGLELVRHVLNEYPETAAIIVSMMDDLNLVDSALRIGVYGYVVKPFKTAQILISVANALRRRELEIESRSFKEGLRRLVRKRTAALRESEEKFKTISASAYDAIVMMDTEGNVSYWNGAAERIFGYPRKEALGKELHRLIVPEKYRAPYEENFGEFQKTGRGSAVGKTLELSALRKDGTVFPVELSLSSVKIKGRWNAIGIVRDITERKQAEEALKGSEKKFRTLFEASPDGILIADIETKKFKYANPAICRMLGYSKEELERMGVMDIYPKDILDRVISEFEAQVKAEKTLVQNIPCLRKDGKTIYADVCTVSVLLEERKCNVGFFRDVTDRKLLESQLAQAQKLQSIGQLAAGIAHEINTPTQYVGDNTRFLRDAFGDLKVLLEKYDRLLEAAKSSGLAEDLLREVEATVENVDLMYLKDEIPKAIEQTLEGVERVSKIVRAMKEFSHPGPEEKTPIDIGKAIESTITVARNEWKYVAEMVMDFDPALPLVPCLPGEFNQVILNMIINAAHSIGDVVGDGSEEKGRITVSTRRDGDWAEIRISDTGTGIPEEFRSRVFDPFFTTKEVGRGTGQGLAIAHSVIAEKLGGSITFETEPGKGTTFLVRLPIGKETTSTEKAGRHRGDHSPYPWQTENPSGAPRSI